A single genomic interval of Celeribacter indicus harbors:
- a CDS encoding DUF1684 domain-containing protein yields MTDTFARAHRAWFEDRLARLTAEDGWLNLAGRWWITPGRYRIGSGAGADIPLERAPEHLGTLEFGTGDRGRYDPAEGAPVDLDRAEGRFCWRDGDFLMEITTLNERRALRIRDAALPRDPGKIAFFPLDPALRITARWEDLPEPMDLVLDTVIGIPTRVPVTRRAIFDLGGQEVAFLPTYGTADRPQFVFRDLTSLDETYPKARFVFGEEVSGDRVVIDFNRAINPPCAFTPHAVCPLPPRENLLPLRVEAGEKRLAPRG; encoded by the coding sequence ATGACCGACACATTCGCCCGCGCCCACAGAGCCTGGTTCGAGGACCGCCTCGCGAGGCTGACCGCAGAGGACGGCTGGCTCAATCTGGCCGGGCGCTGGTGGATCACGCCGGGCCGCTACCGCATCGGCAGCGGCGCCGGGGCGGACATCCCGCTCGAACGCGCGCCGGAGCATCTCGGCACGCTGGAGTTCGGGACGGGCGACCGCGGCCGCTACGACCCCGCGGAGGGCGCCCCGGTGGATCTGGACCGGGCGGAGGGGCGGTTCTGCTGGCGGGACGGGGATTTCCTGATGGAGATCACCACGCTGAACGAGCGGCGCGCACTGCGCATCCGCGACGCCGCGCTGCCCCGCGATCCGGGAAAGATCGCCTTCTTCCCGCTCGACCCTGCGCTGCGCATCACCGCGAGGTGGGAGGACCTGCCCGAGCCGATGGATCTGGTGCTCGACACGGTGATCGGCATTCCGACCCGCGTGCCGGTGACCCGCCGCGCGATCTTCGATCTCGGCGGGCAGGAGGTCGCCTTCCTGCCGACCTACGGCACGGCGGACCGGCCGCAATTCGTGTTCCGCGATCTCACCTCGCTCGACGAGACCTATCCCAAGGCACGGTTCGTCTTCGGCGAGGAGGTGAGCGGCGACAGAGTGGTGATCGACTTCAACCGCGCGATCAATCCGCCCTGCGCCTTCACCCCCCACGCCGTCTGTCCGCTGCCCCCGCGCGAGAACCTCCTGCCGCTCCGGGTGGAAGCGGGCGAGAAACGGCTCGCGCCGCGCGGCTGA
- a CDS encoding ABC transporter ATP-binding protein: MSLVSVENVGFAYPGGGPVLEDVSFTVPRGANVGLVGESGSGKSTLLRLLLGLDRPDSGRILFDGAPLEAGRARYMRGYRRRVQAVFQDPYSSLNPAHRVERIVTEPLRSLKIPGDHRQMARAAIEAVGLTGDVLTRFPHQFSGGQRQRIAIARAIVSRPELVLADEAVSALDLSTRVRIVDLFREISQQVTMIFVSHDMGVVAALCDRLVVLDRGRIVEAGATADILRAPRHPYTRALLASIPRMPAAPPAPWPPTERILP, encoded by the coding sequence ATGAGCCTGGTTTCGGTCGAGAATGTCGGCTTTGCCTATCCCGGAGGCGGCCCCGTGCTCGAGGACGTCTCCTTCACCGTGCCGCGCGGGGCGAATGTCGGGCTGGTGGGCGAGAGCGGGTCGGGGAAATCGACGCTGCTGCGGCTGCTTCTCGGCCTCGACCGGCCGGACAGCGGACGCATCCTGTTCGACGGCGCACCGCTGGAGGCGGGCCGGGCGCGCTACATGCGCGGATACCGGCGCCGGGTGCAGGCGGTGTTCCAGGACCCCTATTCCTCGCTCAACCCCGCCCACCGGGTCGAACGGATCGTGACGGAGCCGCTGCGGTCCCTGAAGATCCCCGGCGACCACCGGCAGATGGCGCGTGCCGCGATCGAGGCGGTGGGGCTGACGGGCGACGTCCTCACCCGCTTCCCGCACCAGTTCTCCGGCGGGCAGCGCCAGCGGATCGCCATCGCGCGGGCCATCGTCAGCCGTCCCGAACTGGTGCTGGCCGACGAGGCGGTGAGCGCGCTCGACCTCTCGACGCGGGTGCGGATCGTGGACCTGTTCCGCGAGATCTCGCAGCAGGTGACGATGATCTTCGTCTCGCACGACATGGGCGTGGTGGCCGCGCTCTGCGACCGGCTCGTGGTGCTCGACCGCGGCCGGATCGTCGAGGCCGGGGCGACCGCCGACATCCTGCGTGCGCCGCGCCATCCCTATACCCGTGCCCTTCTGGCCAGCATCCCCCGCATGCCGGCCGCGCCCCCTGCCCCCTGGCCTCCGACCGAAAGGATCCTGCCATGA
- a CDS encoding ATP-binding cassette domain-containing protein produces MADILTVEGLCLGTTGTRLVEDLSFTIGEGERFGLIGESGSGKSLTALAVNGILPAAIRPEGRITLAGEEVVGAPERRLAGLRGSAVATVFQEPLTALDPLMTLGRQIALPVKRRRQRTGEDTRRAAVNREVLSLVEQVRLPEPERIVHAFPHEVSGGQRQRVAIAMALACRPRLLIADEPTTALDVTTQDEIVKLLLALVEEHGIALLFISHDLAVVGQVAERVLVMRDGRAVETGPARQVLTAPAEAYTRTLVEAARRFDAALEGRP; encoded by the coding sequence ATGGCGGATATCCTCACCGTCGAGGGGCTCTGCCTCGGCACGACCGGGACGCGGCTGGTCGAGGACCTCTCCTTCACCATCGGCGAGGGCGAACGCTTCGGGCTGATCGGGGAGAGCGGGTCGGGCAAGTCGCTGACCGCGCTGGCGGTGAACGGCATCCTGCCCGCGGCGATCCGGCCCGAGGGGCGGATCACTCTCGCCGGCGAGGAGGTCGTCGGCGCGCCGGAGCGGCGGCTTGCCGGGCTGCGCGGCTCCGCCGTGGCCACGGTGTTCCAGGAACCGCTGACGGCGCTGGACCCGCTGATGACGCTGGGGCGCCAGATCGCGCTGCCGGTGAAACGGCGGCGGCAACGTACCGGAGAGGACACGCGCCGGGCGGCCGTGAACCGCGAGGTCCTGTCGCTGGTCGAACAGGTCCGCCTGCCGGAGCCGGAGCGGATCGTCCACGCCTTCCCGCACGAGGTTTCCGGCGGACAGCGGCAGCGGGTGGCCATCGCCATGGCGCTGGCCTGCCGCCCCCGCCTGCTGATCGCGGACGAGCCGACCACCGCGCTGGACGTGACAACGCAGGACGAGATCGTGAAGCTGCTGCTGGCACTGGTCGAGGAGCATGGCATCGCGCTCCTGTTCATCAGCCACGACCTCGCCGTGGTCGGGCAGGTGGCCGAGCGGGTCCTCGTCATGCGCGACGGTCGCGCGGTCGAGACGGGGCCCGCCCGACAGGTGCTGACCGCGCCGGCGGAGGCTTATACACGGACCCTGGTCGAGGCGGCGCGCCGCTTCGACGCCGCGCTGGAGGGACGGCCATGA
- a CDS encoding ABC transporter permease: MSGGTAPRAAKRRMNPVHWLGIAIVSVIFACGILSFFWTPYALNDMIGGRLEPPGPAHWAGTDRLGRDLFTQLMIGARIALVVGAGAVAIGAVIGVTTGMLAAFATRFLDDALAAVFDILIAFPTLLIAMLVVAAREQASLGTAILALGIGVSPIVGRVTRILTKRILSQDYITAARVSGTGWPAIALWHIMPNIAPFLGVTLALQFGLAVMAEASLSYLGLGAPPPNASWGRMLQEAQGTVYAAPWGAILPGLALFALVIGVNLVADGLRDRFDPTGRAG, translated from the coding sequence ATGAGCGGCGGCACCGCACCCCGCGCCGCGAAACGGCGGATGAACCCGGTGCACTGGCTGGGCATCGCCATCGTCTCGGTGATCTTCGCCTGCGGGATCCTGTCCTTCTTCTGGACCCCCTACGCGCTGAACGACATGATCGGCGGCCGGCTCGAGCCGCCGGGCCCGGCGCACTGGGCGGGCACCGACCGGCTGGGCCGCGACCTGTTCACCCAGCTCATGATCGGCGCGCGCATCGCGCTGGTGGTGGGCGCGGGCGCCGTGGCGATCGGCGCGGTCATCGGCGTGACGACGGGCATGCTCGCGGCCTTCGCGACGCGCTTTCTCGACGACGCCCTCGCCGCGGTCTTCGACATCCTGATCGCCTTTCCGACGCTGCTGATCGCCATGCTGGTGGTCGCCGCGCGGGAACAGGCGAGCCTCGGCACGGCGATCCTCGCGCTCGGCATCGGGGTCTCGCCCATCGTCGGCCGGGTGACGCGGATCCTGACCAAGCGCATCCTGTCGCAGGATTACATCACCGCCGCGCGCGTGTCCGGCACGGGCTGGCCGGCCATCGCGCTCTGGCACATCATGCCCAACATCGCGCCCTTCCTCGGCGTGACCCTCGCGCTGCAATTCGGGCTCGCCGTCATGGCCGAGGCGTCCCTGTCCTACCTCGGCCTCGGCGCACCGCCGCCGAACGCCTCCTGGGGCCGGATGCTACAGGAGGCGCAGGGCACGGTCTACGCGGCGCCCTGGGGAGCGATCCTGCCGGGGCTGGCGCTCTTTGCGCTGGTGATCGGGGTGAACCTCGTGGCGGACGGGCTGCGCGACCGGTTCGACCCGACGGGGAGGGCCGGCTGA
- a CDS encoding ABC transporter permease, translating to MLRYLLRRIVILLLSLFVAALVLFVLLRLLPGDPAAALVGVGATPEQIAAAQEQVGSDLPLGEQFLTYLHDLLRFDLGRSFVSRAPVIEEIRARLSVTLPLTFAAFVLALLLAVPLGVLAAVTSKRWSGLGLSVISQAGIAVPVFWLGIIMVYIFALNLRWLPSGGFPLRGYDDPARAIRSIILPVLTIALVMSASLMRYVRAATLEVLDSEFLRTARALGESFTGALLRHGLRNGAVPVVAVLGIELSTTFLGAVVVEQVFSLPGMGSMLLLAIQQRDYPNIQGVLLVSTLLVLITGFLADILQRLLDPRLRGGARR from the coding sequence ATGCTGCGCTACCTCCTGCGGCGGATCGTGATCCTGCTGCTGTCCCTCTTCGTTGCCGCGCTCGTGCTGTTCGTCCTGTTGCGGCTGCTGCCCGGCGATCCGGCGGCGGCCCTGGTCGGCGTCGGCGCGACGCCGGAGCAGATCGCCGCCGCGCAGGAGCAGGTCGGCTCCGACCTGCCGCTCGGCGAACAGTTCCTGACCTACCTGCACGACCTGCTGCGCTTCGACCTCGGCCGCTCCTTCGTCTCGCGCGCCCCGGTGATCGAGGAGATCCGGGCGCGGCTGAGCGTGACCCTGCCGCTCACCTTCGCCGCCTTCGTGCTCGCGCTTCTCCTCGCCGTGCCGCTGGGCGTGCTGGCGGCGGTGACGTCGAAACGCTGGTCCGGGCTCGGCCTGTCGGTGATCAGCCAGGCGGGGATCGCCGTGCCGGTCTTCTGGCTCGGCATCATCATGGTCTACATCTTCGCGCTCAACCTGCGCTGGCTTCCTTCGGGGGGCTTTCCGCTGCGCGGCTACGACGACCCGGCGCGCGCGATCCGCTCGATCATCCTGCCGGTCCTCACCATCGCCCTCGTCATGTCCGCCTCGCTGATGCGCTACGTGCGCGCGGCGACGCTGGAGGTGCTCGACAGCGAGTTCCTGCGCACCGCGCGGGCGCTCGGAGAGAGCTTCACCGGCGCGTTGCTGCGCCACGGGCTACGCAACGGCGCGGTGCCGGTCGTGGCCGTGCTGGGGATCGAGCTGTCGACGACCTTCCTCGGCGCCGTGGTGGTGGAACAGGTGTTCTCCCTGCCCGGCATGGGCTCGATGCTGCTCCTCGCCATCCAGCAGCGGGACTATCCGAACATCCAGGGCGTGCTCCTCGTCTCGACGCTTCTCGTGCTGATCACCGGCTTCCTCGCGGATATCCTCCAGCGCCTGCTCGATCCGCGGCTGCGCGGAGGGGCGCGGCGATGA
- a CDS encoding ABC transporter substrate-binding protein encodes MKFLPNAIAALTATSVLSLGAAAGFAQDHDPQATIGIGSLYEPQNLDNTAGAGQGINEAFNGNVYEALFVLTDAGDVEPKLVEEYTISEDRLTYTFTLREGVSFHSGDPLTAADVKSSIERVTAESSASSRKRTLDVIETIETPDERTVVVTLKTPSISLPYNLSYVWIVNDAATDISASEDGTGPYTLEEWRRGSALALVPFEGYWGEAPSNGGVMFQYFTDATAQNNALLTGAVDIITSVQSPDALSLFTDNPDFTVSEGASTTKELMAYNDRIEPFSDPAVRAALARAVDRQKLLSAIWGDYGTLIGSFVPPTDPWYTDLTGVNAYDPDSAREMLAEAGYADGFSFTLDTPDYDPHPVVAQFLQNELAKVGVEVKINIITANEWYTKIYKAHDFEATLQEHVNHRDIVFYGNPDFYWGYDNPEVTRLVTGSENVASVEEQTEMLAEANRIIAEDAASMWLYLYPQIVVSTSNVTGYPLNGLNSQFFVSDIRKAN; translated from the coding sequence ATGAAATTCCTTCCAAACGCCATCGCCGCGCTGACCGCGACCTCCGTCCTCTCGCTGGGCGCGGCGGCGGGTTTCGCCCAGGACCACGACCCGCAGGCCACGATCGGCATCGGGTCGCTCTACGAGCCGCAGAACCTCGACAACACCGCCGGTGCCGGACAGGGGATCAACGAGGCGTTCAACGGCAACGTCTACGAGGCGCTTTTCGTCCTGACCGACGCGGGGGATGTCGAGCCGAAGCTGGTCGAGGAGTACACGATCTCCGAAGACCGGCTGACCTATACCTTCACCCTGAGGGAGGGCGTGAGCTTCCATTCCGGCGATCCGCTGACCGCCGCCGACGTGAAGAGCTCGATCGAGCGGGTGACGGCGGAAAGCTCGGCCAGTTCGCGCAAGCGCACGCTCGACGTGATCGAGACGATCGAAACGCCGGACGAGCGCACCGTGGTGGTCACGCTGAAAACCCCCTCGATCTCGCTTCCCTACAACCTGTCCTATGTCTGGATCGTCAACGACGCGGCCACCGACATTTCCGCCAGCGAGGACGGCACCGGTCCCTATACGCTCGAGGAATGGCGGCGCGGCTCGGCGCTGGCGCTGGTGCCCTTCGAGGGCTACTGGGGCGAGGCCCCGTCGAATGGCGGCGTGATGTTCCAGTATTTCACCGATGCGACCGCGCAGAACAACGCGCTGCTGACCGGCGCCGTGGACATCATCACCTCGGTGCAGAGCCCGGACGCCCTGTCGCTTTTCACCGACAACCCGGACTTCACCGTCTCCGAGGGCGCCTCCACGACCAAGGAACTGATGGCCTATAACGACCGGATCGAACCGTTCAGCGATCCCGCGGTGCGCGCCGCGCTGGCCCGCGCCGTGGACAGGCAGAAACTCCTGAGCGCGATCTGGGGCGATTACGGCACGCTGATCGGCTCCTTCGTGCCGCCGACCGATCCGTGGTATACCGACCTGACCGGCGTGAACGCCTACGATCCGGACAGCGCGCGCGAGATGCTCGCGGAGGCCGGCTATGCCGACGGCTTCAGCTTCACGCTCGACACGCCGGATTACGACCCGCACCCGGTGGTGGCGCAGTTCCTGCAAAACGAGCTGGCCAAGGTCGGGGTGGAGGTGAAGATCAACATCATCACCGCGAACGAATGGTACACGAAGATCTACAAGGCGCATGACTTCGAGGCGACGTTGCAGGAACATGTGAACCATCGCGACATCGTCTTCTACGGCAACCCGGATTTCTACTGGGGCTACGACAACCCGGAGGTGACCCGGCTGGTGACCGGGAGCGAGAATGTCGCGAGTGTCGAGGAACAGACCGAAATGCTGGCCGAGGCCAACCGGATCATCGCGGAGGACGCGGCGAGCATGTGGCTCTACCTCTACCCGCAGATCGTGGTCTCGACCTCGAACGTGACCGGCTATCCGCTGAACGGGCTGAACTCGCAATTCTTCGTCTCGGACATCCGGAAGGCCAACTGA
- a CDS encoding AraC family transcriptional regulator has translation MRYHHLARHHGVELYEASFSRQTFARHAHEGFAIGAIAEGAGGYVCRGESLMLPAGSLSLMNPEEPHTGHAAAGHVRYTMLYASEAAVRAMLGLRELRGFSALAPRDRGLRLTRALARLAHVLNTPEPSDRPLAVDEALHEVLLLAFSQYGGAELRPAGREPAAVRLLRARIAAGIAAGEALSLSDLAEEAGLSPSYLIRSIRRATGLTPHAHVVRARLDHARRSLLEGLPAAEAALAAGFCDQAHLIRQFRRHYGVTPGALIRH, from the coding sequence ATGCGCTACCATCACCTTGCCCGGCATCACGGCGTCGAACTCTACGAGGCATCCTTCAGCCGCCAGACCTTCGCCCGCCATGCCCATGAAGGCTTTGCCATCGGCGCGATCGCCGAAGGTGCCGGAGGCTATGTCTGCCGGGGCGAAAGCCTGATGCTGCCGGCCGGATCGCTGTCGCTGATGAATCCCGAGGAACCCCACACCGGCCATGCCGCCGCCGGGCATGTGCGCTACACCATGCTCTATGCCTCCGAGGCGGCGGTGCGTGCGATGCTCGGTCTGCGCGAGCTGCGCGGCTTTTCCGCCCTGGCGCCGCGGGACAGGGGCCTGCGGCTGACGCGGGCGCTCGCCCGGCTGGCCCATGTCCTGAATACGCCGGAACCGTCCGACCGGCCGCTCGCGGTCGACGAGGCGCTTCACGAGGTGCTGTTACTGGCCTTCAGCCAGTACGGCGGGGCGGAGCTGCGCCCGGCCGGACGGGAGCCCGCCGCCGTCAGGTTGCTCCGGGCGCGGATCGCGGCGGGGATCGCCGCCGGTGAGGCGCTGAGCCTGTCCGATCTGGCGGAGGAGGCCGGTCTGAGCCCGTCCTACCTGATCCGCAGCATCCGGCGCGCGACGGGGCTCACCCCGCATGCCCATGTCGTGCGGGCGCGGCTGGACCATGCGCGCCGGTCGCTGCTGGAGGGCCTTCCGGCCGCCGAGGCAGCCCTCGCCGCAGGGTTTTGCGACCAGGCGCATCTGATCCGGCAGTTTCGCCGCCATTACGGCGTGACGCCCGGTGCGCTGATCCGGCACTGA
- a CDS encoding DUF2000 domain-containing protein: MSFKPVLILSADLPLGLKTNFAAVLGMSLGQLRSDLIGAETRTGDGVALAGITRVALPVLGAPAADLPAFFAAAGDLPVRLAYMRAAFEAKDYDDYAARIAAAPLDGHAPQAILLGGPRKAVDRICGRLPLLR, encoded by the coding sequence ATGTCGTTCAAACCTGTCCTCATTCTGTCCGCGGACCTGCCGCTGGGCCTCAAGACCAATTTCGCCGCCGTTCTCGGCATGAGCCTCGGACAGTTGCGCTCCGACCTGATCGGCGCGGAGACCCGGACCGGAGACGGGGTCGCGCTCGCCGGGATCACCCGCGTCGCCCTCCCGGTGCTCGGCGCGCCCGCCGCCGACCTGCCCGCGTTTTTCGCGGCGGCCGGGGACCTGCCGGTCCGGCTGGCTTACATGCGCGCGGCCTTCGAGGCGAAGGACTATGACGATTACGCCGCCCGGATCGCCGCCGCGCCGCTGGATGGTCACGCGCCCCAGGCGATCCTGCTCGGCGGTCCCAGAAAGGCCGTGGACCGGATCTGCGGCCGCCTGCCGCTGCTGCGCTGA
- a CDS encoding SDR family oxidoreductase yields MADHTTETRQLALVTGGSGGIGASVATRLAADGFTVALQYRSGRDAAEAVAAGIAQAGGRAFAVQGDVAEEADIVRLFDAAEAVAPISVVVNCAGIMDLAPIGRDALDSFDRTIAANLRGTYLAMCGAARHMAEGGRFIAVSSSVVAKNFPGYGAYIASKLGVEGLVRVFANELRGRNITVNAVAPGPVATELFLNGKTDEDIARLAAVPPLERLGTPEDIAGAVSFLAGPDGAWINGQILRANGGFA; encoded by the coding sequence ATGGCAGACCATACGACAGAAACGCGGCAACTCGCCCTCGTCACCGGCGGCTCGGGCGGCATCGGGGCCAGCGTCGCGACGCGGCTGGCCGCCGACGGCTTCACCGTCGCGCTCCAGTACCGGAGCGGCCGGGACGCGGCCGAGGCCGTCGCCGCCGGGATCGCGCAGGCGGGCGGCCGGGCTTTCGCGGTCCAGGGCGACGTGGCCGAGGAGGCCGATATCGTCCGCCTGTTCGATGCCGCCGAGGCGGTCGCGCCGATCTCGGTGGTGGTCAATTGCGCCGGCATCATGGATCTGGCCCCGATCGGGCGGGACGCGCTCGACAGTTTCGACCGCACCATCGCGGCCAATCTGCGCGGCACCTACCTGGCGATGTGCGGCGCCGCGCGGCACATGGCCGAAGGCGGGCGGTTCATCGCCGTCTCGAGCAGCGTCGTGGCAAAGAACTTTCCCGGATACGGCGCCTATATCGCCTCTAAGCTCGGCGTCGAGGGCCTCGTGCGGGTCTTCGCCAACGAGCTTCGCGGGCGCAATATCACGGTGAACGCGGTGGCGCCGGGGCCGGTCGCGACGGAACTTTTCCTCAACGGCAAGACCGACGAGGACATCGCGCGCCTCGCCGCGGTGCCGCCGCTGGAACGGCTCGGGACGCCGGAGGACATCGCCGGTGCCGTCTCCTTCCTCGCCGGGCCGGACGGGGCGTGGATCAACGGACAGATCCTGCGGGCGAACGGCGGCTTCGCCTGA
- a CDS encoding LysR family transcriptional regulator produces the protein MRPSDLETFLAVAKAGSFRGAAQDRGVTGSALSQSVRALEEALEVRLFNRTTRSVALTEAGELLYERLAPAFDDIWTAVDEVRSLGRRPQGRVRINAPAPAVEWLIAPHVPAFLDAYPGISLEVIADAGHVDIVAEGYDAGVRMGLEMARDMIAVPLGPEQDYPVMAAPDYIERAGRPERPEDLSRHNCIRHRFPGGTIFGWSLSKGEEEITLAPEGTLTVNDSRHAVHAAVHGVGVVSVAAPYAAGELAAGRLLRLLPDWSTARPAWHLYYPGRRQVPPALRAFLQFFRAAARQPPSQSPGGEGM, from the coding sequence ATGCGGCCTTCGGATCTCGAAACCTTTCTCGCGGTCGCGAAGGCGGGAAGCTTTCGCGGGGCGGCGCAGGACAGGGGCGTCACCGGCTCCGCGCTGAGCCAGTCGGTGCGGGCGCTCGAGGAGGCGCTGGAGGTGCGGCTGTTCAACCGGACGACCCGCAGCGTGGCCCTGACCGAAGCGGGCGAACTGCTCTACGAAAGGCTTGCGCCGGCCTTCGACGACATCTGGACGGCGGTGGACGAGGTGCGGTCGCTGGGGCGGCGGCCGCAGGGCCGGGTCCGCATCAATGCGCCCGCCCCGGCGGTGGAGTGGCTGATCGCCCCGCATGTCCCCGCCTTCCTGGATGCCTATCCCGGAATTTCGCTCGAGGTGATCGCGGATGCGGGCCATGTCGATATCGTGGCGGAAGGCTACGATGCCGGGGTGCGCATGGGGCTCGAGATGGCGCGCGACATGATCGCGGTCCCCCTCGGGCCGGAACAGGATTACCCGGTGATGGCCGCGCCGGACTATATCGAAAGGGCCGGGCGCCCGGAGCGGCCGGAGGACCTGAGCCGGCACAACTGCATCCGCCACCGCTTTCCGGGCGGAACGATCTTCGGATGGTCCCTGTCGAAGGGCGAGGAGGAGATCACGCTCGCGCCGGAGGGCACCCTGACGGTGAACGACTCGCGCCACGCGGTTCATGCCGCCGTCCACGGGGTCGGGGTGGTCAGCGTCGCGGCGCCCTATGCCGCGGGGGAGCTCGCGGCGGGACGGCTCCTGCGCCTGCTGCCGGACTGGTCCACCGCGCGTCCGGCCTGGCATCTCTACTATCCCGGCCGGCGGCAGGTGCCGCCCGCGCTCCGTGCCTTCCTGCAATTCTTCCGCGCCGCGGCGCGACAGCCTCCGTCGCAGTCACCGGGCGGGGAAGGGATGTAG
- a CDS encoding winged helix-turn-helix transcriptional regulator, translating into MKETEPVIRHTADCLRASRVLSSIAGKWSVLVIMLLREQPLRFSELKRGVDGISQRMLTLTLRNLERNGLVTRTVTPSIPPRVDYELTGLGHSLADPIQSVGLWAFRHLEKIEAAQAHYDARATAPSGPDGEN; encoded by the coding sequence ATGAAGGAAACCGAACCCGTCATCCGCCATACGGCCGACTGCCTGAGAGCCTCGCGCGTGCTCTCGAGCATCGCCGGGAAATGGAGCGTGCTCGTCATCATGCTCCTGCGCGAGCAGCCGCTGCGGTTCAGCGAACTCAAGCGCGGGGTCGATGGCATTTCGCAGCGCATGCTGACGCTGACGCTGCGTAATCTCGAACGGAACGGCCTCGTCACGCGCACGGTCACGCCCTCGATCCCGCCGCGGGTGGATTACGAGCTCACCGGGCTGGGGCACTCGCTGGCGGATCCCATACAGTCGGTCGGCCTGTGGGCCTTTCGCCACCTCGAAAAGATCGAGGCGGCTCAGGCGCACTATGACGCAAGGGCGACGGCGCCCTCCGGCCCGGACGGGGAGAACTGA